In Populus nigra chromosome 1, ddPopNigr1.1, whole genome shotgun sequence, one genomic interval encodes:
- the LOC133700255 gene encoding remorin-like, with product MGFRVLVAKVKDFVMGEKEPKKAESEGASLPTQAEEHGPVKEEKEAPLNDSANEKSSVLVTEKVADPPATAKNSRGPNDRDAVLARAEAEKRCALIKAWEENEKAKAENKAHKKLSAIGSWETIKRESVEAKIKKYQEKVEKKKAEYAEKMKNKVAELHKAAEEKKAMIEAKKGEDRLKVEETAAKFRATGYTPRKCLGFLSV from the exons ATGGGTTTCCGGGTCTTGGTGGCTAAAGTAAAAGACTTCGTTATGGGGGAGAAGGAGCCCAAGAAAGCTGAATCTGAGGGAGCCTCTCTGCCTACACAAGCTGAAGAACATGGACCTgttaaagaagagaaagaagccCCTTTAAATGATTCTGCTAATGAGAAGAGCTCGGTCCTAGTTACTGAAA AGGTTGCAGATCCACCTGCTACTGCAAAAAACTCAAGGGGGCCAAATGACAGAG ATGCTGTGCTTGCGAGGGCTGAAGCGGAGAAAAGATGTGCTCTAATTAAAGCATGGGAAGAAAATGAGAAAGCTAAAGCGGAGAACAA GGCTCACAAGAAACTCTCTGCCATTGGATCATGGGAGACAATCAAGAGAGAATCTGTGGAGGCAAAAATAAAGAAGTATCAG GAAAAAGTGGAAAAGAAGAAGGCTGAATATGCAGAGAAAATGAAGAACAAAGTAGCCGAACTCCACAAGGCAGCCGAGGAGAAGAAAGCAATGATTGAAGCAAAAAAAGGTGAGGACCGTCTCAAGGTAGAGGAAACTGCAGCGAAATTCCGAGCAACTGGGTATACACCAAGGAAGTGTCTTGGATTCTTAAGTGTCTAA
- the LOC133691580 gene encoding nuclear transcription factor Y subunit C-4-like, with product MRQAGTYSGILSGGLSGKTGPHSLPLARIKKIMKKSGDDVKMISGEAPIVFSKACELFIEDLTQRSWMMTMQGKRRTLHKVDVASAVIGTDIFDFLVNLVSNSSHSMDRNNLQMIRPSSPPNISLTQSTDLIHY from the coding sequence atgagGCAAGCTGGGACATACTCAGGAATACTTTCTGGTGGTTTATCGGGAAAAACTGGGCCTCACTCATTGCCTTTGGCAAGAATCAAGAAGATCATGAAGAAATCCGGTGACGATGTGAAGATGATATCCGGCGAGGCACCGATTGTGTTCTCAAAAGCATGCGAGCTCTTCATTGAGGATCTAACACAAAGGTCTTGGATGATGACCATGCAAGGCAAGAGGAGGACACTTCACAAAGTGGATGTTGCCTCTGCTGTTATAGGAACAGATATCTTTGACTTTCTTGTCAACTTGGTGTCTAATTCCAGCCACTCCATGGATAGAAACAACTTGCAAATGATAAGACCTTCATCCCCTCCCAACATCTCTCTGACTCAAAGTACAGACTTGATCCACTATTAA
- the LOC133682066 gene encoding acyl-CoA--sterol O-acyltransferase 1-like: MEGEIKNLIMVWASALLLLWYCHVVGKIISKGVIRFFAILPVILFLFYLPLNLFTIWLGGPTSFFLAWLANFKLLLFAFGQGPLSTSPVPLSLPYFISLACLPIKFQQVPQKSVDKAVSNGSGHKSPLHHGLKIVVLAITAPIYLQKDHIHPKMVLLLYCVYLYIGLELVLAVVAAFARVYLRLELEPQFHEPYLATSLQDFWGRRWNLMVTSVLHPTVYNPVMSISSRLIGRKWAALPGVLASFLISGIMHEIIFYYIGRKKPTWELTCFFFLHGISLAIEIVIKKAFNGKWQLATVVSRLLTLAFVVVTAMWLFMPQVLYAEFDVKARRECIALINFVKDIITIDSRFKSFITVTEG; this comes from the coding sequence ATGGAAGGTGAGATAAAAAACCTCATCATGGTATGGGCATCAGCTTTGTTGTTACTCTGGTACTGTCATGTGGTAGGTAAGATTATCTCCAAAGGAGTAATCAGATTCTTTGCAATCCTCCCAGTCATACTCTTCCTTTTCTACCTCCCTCTCAATCTCTTCACCATCTGGCTTGGAGGTCCCACATCTTTCTTCCTCGCTTGGCTTGCAAACTTCAAGCTCCTTCTCTTTGCCTTTGGTCAAGGCCCTCTATCAACCTCCCCTGTACCCCTCTCTCTCCCATATTTCATCTCCTTGGCTTGTCTTCCCATCAAATTTCAACAAGTCCCGCAAAAATCAGTCGATAAAGCAGTAAGCAATGGAAGCGGCCACAAATCACCTCTACATCATGGCCTGAAAATTGTAGTGTTGGCCATAACCGCACCCATATATCTTCAGAAGGACCATATTCATCCAAAAATGGTATTGCTTCTCTATTGTGTATACCTTTACATTGGTCTAGAACTTGTCTTAGCAGTGGTTGCAGCCTTTGCTCGAGTCTATCTCCGTTTAGAGCTTGAGCCACAGTTCCATGAGCCATACCTAGCCACCTCATTGCAGGACTTCTGGGGTAGAAGGTGGAATCTTATGGTCACTAGTGTCCTACACCCAACCGTATACAATCCAGTGATGTCCATTTCTAGCCGCTTGATTGGAAGAAAGTGGGCTGCGCTCCCAGGAGTTCTGGCATCATTCTTGATATCTGGAATAATGCATGAAATCATTTTCTACTATATCGGAAGAAAGAAGCCCACATGGGAGCTCACCTGCTTCTTTTTCCTACACGGGATCTCTTTGGCTATTGAGATTGTCATAAAGAAAGCGTTTAATGGTAAATGGCAACTGGCTACGGTGGTGTCAAGGTTGTTGACGTTGGCATTTGTGGTGGTTACTGCCATGTGGCTGTTCATGCCGCAGGTTTTATATGCTGAATTTGATGTTAAGGCACGTAGAGAATGTATTGCTCTCATAAATTTTgtaaaagatattatcaccatTGATTCGAGGTTTAAATCGTTCATCACCGTAACTGAAGGTTAA